The DNA window GGTAACATTGTTCATGATTTTTCCATTATATTGGATGTTCATTTCTTCGGTAAAATCCCAGGAAGAAATATTGCTTGCGCTTCCCACTTTCTGGCCAAAAGAGTGGCATTTTGAAAATTATTCGAATGTAATGCAGCGCGCCAATTTCAGCAAGTATTATTACAATACAATCGTAATGACTGCAGGAATCCTTATCAGTCAGGTTGTCACAGGTGTACTAGCAGCCTATGGTTTTTCCAAAGGAAAGTTCAAAGGCAAGAAGGTCTTGTTTGTATTGGTACTTGGCGCACTCATGATTCCCTTGCAGGTGACATTCATTCCTTTGTATATCATGTTTGCAAATTGGAAGCTTACCGACACATTCCTTGGTCTGATTCTACCAGAAATGGTCTCTCCCTATTATATCTTCATGATGCGACAAGCATTCCTTACTGTAGACGATTCCTATATAGAAGCAGCCAAGATAGATGGAATGGGGAGGCTGGGTATTATAACAAGAGTGCTCGTGCCTATGTGTAAATCAACCTTGATCACCATTACTTTGGTTACCTTCACAAATGGATGGAATTCCTATTTCTGGCCGAAGATCATTGCCAAGAATGAGGTACGACGAGTATTGACTGTAGGTTTAGTCCATCTCCGTAATACTTTTGCAGGACTTGATACCATGAACAACCATGAGATTATGGCAGGTGCAGTCATGAGTGTCCTTCCAGTCATTGTCCTGTTCTTCATCTTCCAGAAATACATGCTTACCGGGTATGAAAAGACAGCAATGAAATAAGAGGCAGGGAACATATGAAGGTTATTGCTCATAGAGGATTTAGTGGTGTATATCCTGAGAACACCATGCTTGCATTTGATAAAGCATTGGAAGCTGGGTGTACTGCCATTGAATTGGATGTACATTTCTCAAAAGATGGTTCACTGGTTATCATCCATGATGAAACCCTGGATAGAACTACTGATGCTGTAGGGTTTGTGCGTGACTTCACCCTAGCAGAGCTGCAAAAATGTAATGCTGGAACAATCAATACGTTCCAAACAATTCCAACACTTGATGAGTACTTCATATGGGCAAGAAACCATGGAATATATACCAATATAGAAATTAAGACCGATCGCTACTACTACCAAGGAATTGAGCAAGCTACATTGGATTTAATCAATAAGCATGATTTGAAAGACCAATGCCTTATCAGCTCTTTTAATCATGGTTCAGTAATCAGAATGAAACAACTTGACAGCTCTATACTCTGTGCATTTCTGGTTGATGCAAAAGGTCTTGGAGCAGCTGGCGCTTATTGTGCAAGCTTTGGTGTTGGGTATTATCACCCAAACGGGGTATCCCTTACACAGCAGGCTGTTGAAGAATGTCATGACCATGGAGTTAAGGTAAATGTTTGGACTGTAGATAGCCTTGATCGTATGCACGATATGAATAGTTGGAATGTGGACGGAGTCATTACCAATTATTGTGACGCTGTCTTAAAACTAGTTTAGGAGTATTCATGCAGAGAAAACGTAATGTAGTTATAGTGCTTCTACTTTTCATGGCATTATCTTTGTTTGCTTCCCATTTGCTGGTACGACATCCAGGTGATTTTGCCATCTATTTTCTTGATCTTGAGGTAAGCGAAACAGCCGAGGACAAAAGTGGGGACGCAACCATTCTCATCAGTCCTGAAGGGCAGGTAATGCTCCTCGATTGCGGACACCCTGAGAGTGCCCCACAAGTCCAGGGAGCACTCAACGCATTAGGTGTAGAGGAGATAGATATATTTGTCGCTTCTCATCCACATATTGATCATATTGGCGCATTCCCTGCTATTGCAGCATCATTTCCAATCCACCAGATGTATCGCTCAGCTTTGGAGTATCCAACAAATACGAATCAGGCAGCGCTTATGGCAGCCGAAGCAAATCAAATACCTACGACTATCCTTGCAGAGGGGGATTCATTTTCCTTTGGTGGGTCAATTAAGGTCGCAGTATTCAATCCTCCACGTGAGATAGTGTATCCAAAGAACTATCCTGATAACTCAACGCAATTTGTGAATAATCACTCACTTGCCTTACAGTTTCAGTATGGTAGTTCTACTGCATGGTTCTCTGGTGATTTGTATATGATTCAAGAACGTAAGCTTACCCAGAAGTATGGAGATGCAATCCAAAGTGATGTTGCAAAAGCCAATCATCATGGAGGGGATACTTCAAACAGTCTTCGTTGGATTCGCACCCTTGATGCAGATATTGTTGTGGCAATGCACGACCAGCTAGACAGCATGACGGTTTACAACAACTACAAGAAGTATGGAGCAGAATACCATCTTACGCTGAATGATGGATTGGTGAAAGTCGTTATGGATGATGCCAAGCATTACCAGGTTTTTGATACAAAAGAAAGTTGGATGAATTAATTCCTATGAGGTTAGCCAGTAAGAAACGGGATGGTATTTGCCATCCCGTTTCATTCGTAAAGAAAAACAAAAACTAAATAATTCGCACACTACAGGGTGTACGCTTCTGTCTCTGAGGAGGTATCCCCTGCAATATCAATCTCATACATACCATTTTCCAAGGTGGCTACCAACAGTACGTTGGCACTCTTCTCATAGCTATCTACAATTTCTGCTGCATCAAGATAGACTCCATATCCTTCACGGATAGTACTGTACGTAACAGAAGCAGTGTCAGTTACCGTAGTATCGGGAAAGTTGATGACATAGAGTGGTTCATTGATTCCTTCTGGCTTGGTAATAAGTCTTGTGGTAGTATCATCACTGGTGGCATACATGAATGCATGCTTATTATACGATTCATTTGTGTCATGCATCAGGTTGAAGGTAGCTGCAGAGGGGGTCGAGGCTGCATACAGCTTGCCATCAGTGGTAAGGAGATATACATCGGAATTGATAGCTGCCATTGAGGCAAATCGATAAGTCTTCGTAGATTCATCCATTTCAATCACTGAGGTATCACCCGTTGTCGGATCATCTACATAAAAATGTTTGTAGTCTCCGCTAGTATTTACAAGAGTAATAAGTAGGGGATTTGTTGCAGATACTCCCATATGCTCCTTTCCACTCAGCTGAAGCACTGATACAAGATCATACCCATTCACTGCTCCGGTGGTAGCAATTTCTGATGCAGGCACATCATAATCAAAAAGCTTATAGGTACTTGTAGCATCTTTGGTAAGAACCAAACCATTAGCCAACAATAAAACCCTTTCATTTGTTGTGAAACCACTTAATTCAGTAATCAATTCTGTGGATATGTTGTAGCGATATAGTTTTTTTGTGCCGTCATTTGTCTGGAACACAACCTCTCCGCCAGTGGTATCTACATATGCAGATTGAATAATATTTCCTTCTTCATTGGCTACCAGCTTTGTTGAACTCGTACCATCGGTGGAGAAGAGTCCTTCACTCGTAAGATAATACAGCGTTCTAGGAGCAGTCGTATCCAGTCCAACTATCTGTTTGTAGACTATACCAACAGGTGCCTTTGACTCACTGATCTGGCGAAACAGACCTGCTGTTGCATCGGCATTACAGCTGAGTAGCATGAAAGAGAGGAGAAGTGTAAGTGTAATCGATGTCAATATATGGTTTTTCTTCATGGGAAGTACTCCTATTGTCTGTAACTGATGGCGAGGGTGATGGGTACAAAACCCACGAGCGCATTGTCTTGTTGCAAATCTTCATAGTAGTTGAATTCTGGAATCAACCAAAGTCCGGTATTGATACCAAACCCCCAGTTCTCTCCAGGAAACCAAGTGACGCCAACTTCCATGTTTGCGTACATGGTCATCATGGAAGCGTCATTGTACTTGATGTACGCTCCACCAAGACCAAAGGAAATGGGAAGGTCCCACTCACCCTGGACAGGGACATATGAATACTTTGCGTAAAAAGGAACTGCAGTAAACAACATCTTGGCTGCAGAAAAATTGAAGTTATACCCGATCTCACCACCAATTGCTGTCTTTGGGGTATTGAAAACCTGATAACTAATGGCACCATATCCGCCAACCTTCATACCCGTATTATCTTCTCCCGGGCCTACGAATGTAGATGGAGATTCATCAGAAAAGAAATGGGTAAAGGCAGGAATGGTGGTTCCTATCTTGAATGAGAAGATTTGATTTCCTTTATCATAGGTGTCAGCTGCAAAGAGAGAAGCTGAAAGCAAGACAAGGAATAGTGGTAACAGTAGTAATTTTTTCATTCGGTACCTCAGTATATGTACAGGAAACAAGGGGGATTCCTGTCAGTTACAATAGCATAGCTTCATACCCACTGAAAAGTATAGTAACAGAAGAATGGAAAAGCAAACAGACGGTTTACCTTTGTTGCCATTCGTTGGTATTTTACGGTACTGTAGGGGATATTGAGGAGCAAGACATGCAGATACTATCAGGAAAAGAAGTAGCGCAAAACGTATATGATACACTCACCGAGGAAGCAAAACATTTCTTGGAGAATTATGGGTATGCACCGACTCTTGCAGTTGTTCTGGTAGGCGAGGACCCAGCGAGTCAAAGCTATGTGGCCGGGAAGAAGAAAGCATGCCTCTCACTCGGTTTTGGCCATAAGGACTATCATCTTCCCTCCGATACTTCGCAGGAGCAGCTCCTTGCACTAATTCATCAATTGAATGCAGATTCTTCTGTACATGGGATCTTGGTACAGATGCCGCTCCCTGATGGACTCAATCCTGATCAGGTGATCCAAGCAATCGCTGTTGAAAAAGACGTAGATGGCTTCCATCCTCAGAGTGTAGGGAACCTCCTGATAGGCAACCCTGGCTTTGTAAGCTGCACACCGAAGGGAGTTATGGAAATACTTGACTATTACCACATAGAGACCGCAGGCAAGCATGCTGTAATCGTGGGGAGAAGCAATATTGTAGGGAAGCCCATGGCAAGCCTCCTGATGCAGAAGGGAAGAGATGCAACGGTGACCATCTGTCATTCAAGAACGAAAGATCTCCCATCTATCACACGCAAAGCAGATATTCTCATTGCTGCAATTGGAAGACCCCACTTTATTACATCCGATATGGTAAAAGATGGGGTAGTGGTCATTGATGTAGGAATTAACAGAATTGAGGACGCCAGTCGTAAGCGTGGCTACCGACTGGTAGGTGATGTCGACTATGAACACGTCTCACCACGCTGCAACGCCATTACTCCGGTTCCCGGTGGGGTTGGGGTAATGACCATTGCCATGCTTATGAAAAATACCATGCAAGCTGCAATGCAGTTTGCAAGCAAGGAAGTGAAATGATTCACAAATATTGGCTTGAGACCTACGGTTGCCAGATGAACATTGCCGAGAGCAATGCACTGGAACTGCAGCTCAAAGGAGCCGGATTGGTTCCAGCAGCAAGTGCTGAACAAGCAGATTGCGCTATATTGAATACCTGTACTGTACGAAAAAGTGCTGATAATCGTATCTGGGGAAGACTTGGTTTCTTCGGTAGGATCAAGAAAGAGCGACCCTTTACCTTGATCGTAACCGGCTGTATGGCAGAACGCCTCCAAGAAGACCTGAAGGATGAGGCACCACAGGTAGATTATGTAATCGGAACAAATGACAAACAACGTATCGTCAATATCCTCACCAGCAAGGATGGGAAAATGGACGAGCACTCCCAGTCCTATACCTTTGGATCATCTTACTATCAGGAAGGTGAGTTCAGCTCCTTTATTCCCATCATGAACGGCTGTAATAATTTTTGTGCCTACTGCATTGTTCCCTATGTACGTGGAAGAGAAGTCTCGCGTCCGGTTGATGATATCATCAAGGAATTTGCATTCCTAGATTCTAAGGGTGTGAAGGAAGTGACTCTCCTTGGACAGAATGTAAACAGTTATCACTTTGAGCAGAATGGGGAGATTATCAACTTTCCCAAGTTGCTGAAAATTCTTGCTGCCCAAAAGCACTCAGTCAAGTGGATACGTTTTGAAAGCCCGCACCCCAAGGATTTTACCAGCGAACTGGTACAGGTGATCAAGGAAGAGAAAGTAATAGCCCGTCACCTGCATATTCCATTGCAGAGTGGATCAACGAGAATCCTCTCCCTCATGAACCGTAAATACTCTCAAGAACAATTTCTTTCTCTGATTGATGAAATCAGGGAAGCTGTTCCCGAGATTACCTTCTCTACTGATGTTATGGTGGGCTTCC is part of the uncultured Sphaerochaeta sp. genome and encodes:
- a CDS encoding carbohydrate ABC transporter permease, with translation MMHDSITQEQARLLNERAIKRKQVLTILQYALAVLVTLFMIFPLYWMFISSVKSQEEILLALPTFWPKEWHFENYSNVMQRANFSKYYYNTIVMTAGILISQVVTGVLAAYGFSKGKFKGKKVLFVLVLGALMIPLQVTFIPLYIMFANWKLTDTFLGLILPEMVSPYYIFMMRQAFLTVDDSYIEAAKIDGMGRLGIITRVLVPMCKSTLITITLVTFTNGWNSYFWPKIIAKNEVRRVLTVGLVHLRNTFAGLDTMNNHEIMAGAVMSVLPVIVLFFIFQKYMLTGYEKTAMK
- a CDS encoding glycerophosphodiester phosphodiesterase, which gives rise to MKVIAHRGFSGVYPENTMLAFDKALEAGCTAIELDVHFSKDGSLVIIHDETLDRTTDAVGFVRDFTLAELQKCNAGTINTFQTIPTLDEYFIWARNHGIYTNIEIKTDRYYYQGIEQATLDLINKHDLKDQCLISSFNHGSVIRMKQLDSSILCAFLVDAKGLGAAGAYCASFGVGYYHPNGVSLTQQAVEECHDHGVKVNVWTVDSLDRMHDMNSWNVDGVITNYCDAVLKLV
- a CDS encoding MBL fold metallo-hydrolase, translating into MQRKRNVVIVLLLFMALSLFASHLLVRHPGDFAIYFLDLEVSETAEDKSGDATILISPEGQVMLLDCGHPESAPQVQGALNALGVEEIDIFVASHPHIDHIGAFPAIAASFPIHQMYRSALEYPTNTNQAALMAAEANQIPTTILAEGDSFSFGGSIKVAVFNPPREIVYPKNYPDNSTQFVNNHSLALQFQYGSSTAWFSGDLYMIQERKLTQKYGDAIQSDVAKANHHGGDTSNSLRWIRTLDADIVVAMHDQLDSMTVYNNYKKYGAEYHLTLNDGLVKVVMDDAKHYQVFDTKESWMN
- the folD gene encoding bifunctional methylenetetrahydrofolate dehydrogenase/methenyltetrahydrofolate cyclohydrolase FolD, yielding MQILSGKEVAQNVYDTLTEEAKHFLENYGYAPTLAVVLVGEDPASQSYVAGKKKACLSLGFGHKDYHLPSDTSQEQLLALIHQLNADSSVHGILVQMPLPDGLNPDQVIQAIAVEKDVDGFHPQSVGNLLIGNPGFVSCTPKGVMEILDYYHIETAGKHAVIVGRSNIVGKPMASLLMQKGRDATVTICHSRTKDLPSITRKADILIAAIGRPHFITSDMVKDGVVVIDVGINRIEDASRKRGYRLVGDVDYEHVSPRCNAITPVPGGVGVMTIAMLMKNTMQAAMQFASKEVK
- the miaB gene encoding tRNA (N6-isopentenyl adenosine(37)-C2)-methylthiotransferase MiaB — its product is MIHKYWLETYGCQMNIAESNALELQLKGAGLVPAASAEQADCAILNTCTVRKSADNRIWGRLGFFGRIKKERPFTLIVTGCMAERLQEDLKDEAPQVDYVIGTNDKQRIVNILTSKDGKMDEHSQSYTFGSSYYQEGEFSSFIPIMNGCNNFCAYCIVPYVRGREVSRPVDDIIKEFAFLDSKGVKEVTLLGQNVNSYHFEQNGEIINFPKLLKILAAQKHSVKWIRFESPHPKDFTSELVQVIKEEKVIARHLHIPLQSGSTRILSLMNRKYSQEQFLSLIDEIREAVPEITFSTDVMVGFPSETEEEYQETLHVLSHMRCLEAFMYYFNPREGTKAVDMEGQVDEEVRKRRLSELISFQHAIFAEEKTKRSHEEVKVLVTQVSKHDASQMLGKTEHNEMVVFSGSPERGSIVTVRLNELKGNTYSGILV